A DNA window from Nitrospira sp. contains the following coding sequences:
- a CDS encoding YkuD domain-containing protein (MaGe:77310686), which yields MKRLVLLIGSAISFGLLVALIPYSSSPLQSSIASVPQPTPADPAALRGLQNQYKSLKKQLAQFAPRQHYILVDTARNHLYVKRSQEIVLDAIASTGSGVVLDKPGEGNSQWVFDTPRGEFTVQSKLTHPAWVKPDWAFIEEGLVVPKNPADRVEQGVLGDYALGFGKGYFIHGTLYTRLLGKNVTHGCIRLNDDDLKSVYQLARVGTPIMIF from the coding sequence ATGAAGCGACTCGTTCTTCTTATAGGTTCAGCCATTTCCTTTGGCCTGCTTGTGGCCCTGATTCCCTACAGCAGCAGTCCGCTTCAGTCCTCCATCGCCTCGGTTCCTCAGCCGACTCCCGCGGATCCCGCCGCGCTTCGGGGGCTGCAAAATCAATACAAGAGCCTCAAGAAACAGCTTGCGCAATTTGCGCCCCGTCAACATTATATTCTTGTGGATACTGCGCGAAACCACCTCTATGTCAAACGCAGCCAGGAAATCGTGCTGGATGCGATCGCGTCCACGGGGAGCGGAGTGGTGCTCGATAAACCCGGCGAAGGCAATAGCCAGTGGGTGTTCGATACGCCGCGCGGAGAATTTACGGTGCAGTCAAAATTAACGCATCCTGCGTGGGTGAAACCGGATTGGGCCTTTATTGAAGAAGGACTCGTGGTGCCTAAGAATCCCGCCGACAGGGTCGAGCAAGGCGTGCTGGGCGACTATGCGCTCGGGTTCGGCAAAGGCTACTTTATTCATGGCACGCTCTATACCCGGCTGCTCGGGAAGAACGTGACGCATGGGTGCATCAGGCTCAATGACGATGATCTGAAAAGTGTCTACCAGCTAGCTCGAGTGGGGACTCCGATCATGATCTTCTAG
- a CDS encoding Murein L,D-transpeptidase (MaGe:77310687): MAVVSVRSGWMALVKGLVLAGALSACVQAIPPELVSAIDRIDQQLVALKAPEVAPEEYARFVRQWVPLRARVQSDDDLVRWPWEANELETELRRLYEEGGSTLAKLHSERQTQQQRAQQNVLRVEERLRALSSHIDAIDGRIVLGGKPVQSDLLVKQARSFYDQHDYRRAMDAADLAGKALRVQSALLARELGRYADEQHIRSWQAMAQQTIDWSRTHRSTAIVISKAERMLTLYKNGHKVVSYPVRLGFNGIREKQFQGDGATPEGQYRITDKRGAGRTQFYRALVLDYPNQDDRRRFVQGKKAGRIPLAKQIGGQIEIHGVENELMAQTLGCVMLDNAQMNALFERVEQGSVVSIVGALTGRNAVAMALAQLGAHGEEI, translated from the coding sequence ATGGCCGTCGTGTCAGTGAGAAGCGGTTGGATGGCTCTCGTCAAAGGACTTGTCTTGGCGGGAGCGCTGTCCGCCTGTGTCCAAGCCATTCCGCCTGAATTGGTCAGTGCGATCGATCGGATCGATCAGCAGCTGGTCGCGCTCAAAGCGCCCGAAGTCGCTCCTGAAGAATATGCCCGTTTTGTGCGGCAATGGGTGCCGCTCCGTGCCCGCGTGCAGTCGGATGACGATCTGGTGCGATGGCCGTGGGAAGCGAATGAGCTTGAAACAGAACTTCGCCGGCTCTACGAAGAAGGCGGGAGCACCCTCGCAAAGCTGCATAGTGAACGACAAACGCAGCAGCAGCGCGCGCAGCAGAATGTGCTTCGCGTAGAAGAACGGCTGCGCGCGCTCTCGTCGCACATCGATGCCATCGATGGCCGCATTGTCTTAGGTGGAAAACCCGTCCAAAGCGATTTGCTGGTGAAGCAGGCCCGGTCGTTCTATGACCAGCATGACTATCGGCGCGCAATGGACGCCGCCGATTTAGCGGGCAAAGCCCTGCGCGTGCAGTCGGCCCTTCTTGCCCGCGAGCTCGGACGCTATGCGGATGAGCAGCATATCCGCAGCTGGCAGGCCATGGCACAGCAGACGATCGATTGGTCCCGCACACACCGATCGACCGCCATCGTCATCAGCAAGGCAGAGAGAATGTTGACTCTCTATAAGAACGGGCACAAGGTGGTATCATATCCCGTCCGGCTAGGGTTCAATGGCATCCGCGAAAAACAATTCCAGGGTGATGGCGCGACTCCGGAAGGGCAATACCGTATTACAGACAAGCGCGGCGCGGGCCGGACGCAGTTCTATCGAGCATTGGTGTTGGACTATCCGAACCAGGACGATCGCCGTCGATTCGTGCAAGGCAAAAAGGCGGGGAGAATTCCTCTGGCGAAGCAGATCGGAGGCCAGATCGAAATTCACGGCGTCGAAAATGAATTGATGGCACAAACACTGGGATGTGTCATGCTCGACAATGCGCAGATGAACGCGCTATTCGAACGGGTGGAACAGGGAAGTGTGGTGAGTATCGTCGGCGCGTTGACCGGGCGCAACGCCGTTGCCATGGCCTTAGCTCAGCTGGGAGCGCATGGAGAAGAAATCTGA
- a CDS encoding conserved exported protein of unknown function (Evidence 4 : Unknown function but conserved in other organisms; MaGe:77310688), producing the protein MNITINRLASLMLGAMLLAGCAKPPAEQIDAAEKALKDAQMSGAATYSAQEYAKLEASVTAMKKEVTDQDGKFALFRDYGKAEQLAVSAKTDSELVKADAVKKKEEAKAGALQAQQVAQEAVKSAVELVAGAPVGKDRAALEAIKNDVEALKASLNQIQLAIDKEDYPAAQAQAKAIHDKGQSVSAELKNALAKVGRGKPSAQKKK; encoded by the coding sequence ATGAACATTACGATCAATCGGCTCGCGTCACTGATGCTCGGTGCCATGTTGCTCGCCGGCTGTGCAAAACCTCCGGCCGAACAAATCGACGCGGCCGAAAAGGCCTTGAAAGACGCACAGATGAGCGGAGCGGCGACCTATAGCGCGCAAGAATACGCCAAGCTCGAAGCGTCCGTGACGGCGATGAAAAAAGAAGTAACGGATCAGGACGGAAAGTTCGCCCTCTTTCGCGACTATGGGAAAGCCGAACAGCTGGCGGTTTCTGCCAAGACCGACAGTGAATTGGTGAAGGCCGACGCCGTGAAAAAGAAGGAAGAGGCCAAGGCCGGCGCTCTTCAGGCGCAGCAAGTCGCTCAGGAAGCGGTGAAATCGGCCGTTGAGCTTGTGGCCGGCGCTCCCGTAGGCAAAGACCGCGCAGCGCTTGAGGCCATTAAGAACGATGTCGAGGCGCTGAAGGCGTCGCTGAATCAGATTCAATTGGCGATCGATAAAGAAGACTATCCGGCTGCGCAGGCCCAGGCCAAAGCCATCCATGACAAGGGGCAATCCGTTTCTGCGGAGTTGAAGAACGCGCTGGCAAAAGTGGGGAGGGGAAAACCTTCTGCGCAGAAGAAAAAATGA
- a CDS encoding Translation initiation factor 2B delta subunit (MaGe:77310689), which yields MGRILASLLALMVTAMFSTGPYLHAQETAPVAEPAAPAPAAPTAGAPAETEKKVDGEKEKKTKKGKKGGKGKKKGKEKKNG from the coding sequence ATGGGTAGAATTTTAGCAAGCCTGCTGGCGCTTATGGTCACTGCTATGTTCTCAACCGGCCCCTATCTGCATGCGCAAGAAACCGCTCCAGTTGCAGAGCCAGCTGCCCCAGCTCCTGCTGCGCCTACGGCGGGCGCTCCGGCTGAAACCGAAAAGAAAGTGGATGGAGAAAAGGAAAAGAAGACCAAAAAGGGAAAGAAGGGCGGCAAAGGTAAAAAGAAGGGTAAGGAAAAGAAAAACGGCTAA
- a CDS encoding Ribonuclease P protein component (MaGe:77310690), whose product MFLRVSRDIEQVKRHGRRSSTQYFNLLASRAEHSVSQVGIVVGRRFGNAVTRNRSKRRFRELVRAIYPDLIPGYHLLVFPKRDVLTLSFGELKELWTATLSKHRLLTTRPI is encoded by the coding sequence ATGTTCTTACGAGTCAGTCGGGATATTGAACAAGTGAAACGCCATGGGCGTCGCAGCTCAACGCAATATTTCAATTTGCTGGCGAGCCGGGCGGAGCATTCTGTGAGCCAGGTGGGAATCGTGGTCGGCAGGCGATTTGGTAATGCCGTCACGCGCAATCGGTCCAAGCGGCGATTCCGAGAACTCGTCAGAGCCATTTATCCAGACTTGATTCCAGGCTACCATCTGCTCGTATTCCCCAAGCGAGACGTCCTGACTCTTTCCTTCGGCGAGCTGAAGGAATTATGGACCGCCACGCTGTCCAAGCATCGCCTTCTGACCACGAGGCCGATTTAG
- a CDS encoding Putative membrane protein insertion efficiency factor (Evidence 3 : Putative function from multiple computational evidences; MaGe:77310691), translating to MRRLLLGLIQGYRYVISPWLGPACRFDPTCSQYAMDAISQRGCLEGLGLTVIRLLKCHPFHAGGFDPVKK from the coding sequence ATGCGCCGGCTTCTCCTAGGACTGATTCAAGGCTACCGATATGTGATCTCACCATGGTTAGGTCCGGCATGCCGGTTCGATCCGACCTGTTCTCAATATGCCATGGATGCCATCAGCCAACGAGGCTGCCTGGAGGGCTTGGGACTGACTGTGATCCGCTTGCTCAAATGCCATCCCTTTCATGCCGGTGGGTTCGACCCGGTTAAAAAATAA